One window from the genome of Pseudoliparis swirei isolate HS2019 ecotype Mariana Trench chromosome 24, NWPU_hadal_v1, whole genome shotgun sequence encodes:
- the lcor gene encoding ligand-dependent corepressor, which produces MQRMIRQYAAEYTSKTTQDAPPSHAPPPHAPPPHGAMKDRGQPRAPLVAMGSPPGPSSPQSPASSTSSSSSSSSSSSPRPGPGLSPTSPSGGGGGGGAAASTQNPVLSKLLLADQDGPLDLSVKKSEPEPDPTQEDGVLDLSTKKNLSTGNLKAFSGSSPEPGVKGHPIKKEPAQPEVEEDGLRENDVTSGSFKPPLARSLRIKEELLSQKQRLLSQPVALSLASLESAGLLSHMQSYALLGQKGSSSFWGSKAHLESLMKLKQASGALSGALSDLKDLPTFLENHQNHHGAFSFKGSLHHHHHNQVSKAQHHHHEGKRDQGHSPPVDLKIPQVRGMDLSWDSHASELYGYGAVGGGGHGENMLSRKLRAILPKQNRRGGSLGSLLDGAADYWSSDLERSGSGPAYSTSDAEGDPNSKQPRKKRGRYRQYNTDILEEAITVVMSGKMSVSKAQNMYGIPHSTLEYKVKERLGTLKNPPKKKLKLMMKMEAEGLDFPLAESENTPTETPRDDDGDGGPAAGELRDDVKEELDDEFKAID; this is translated from the exons ATGCAGCGAATGATCCGCCAGTACGCTGCCGAATATACCTCAAAAACCACTCAGGACGCCCCGCCCTCccatgccccgccccctcacgccccgcccccccacggCGCCATGAAGGACCGCGGCCAGCCCAGAGCGCCGCTGGTGGCCATGGGGTCCCCGCCTGGGCCCAGCTCCCCTCAGTCGCctgcctcctctacctcctcctcttcttcctcctcctcatcgtcatcCCCACGCCCGGGGCCTGGCCTCAGCCCCACCTCcccatcaggaggaggaggaggaggaggagccgctgCCTCCACACAGAACCCCGTCCTCAGCAAGCTTCTCTTGGCGGACCAGGACGGCCCGCTGGACCTGTCCGTCAAAAAGAGCGAGCCCGAGCCGGACCCCACGCAGGAGG ACGGCGTCCTGGACCTCTCGACCAAGAAGAACCTCAGCACAGGAAACCTCAAAGCCTTCTCCGGCTCCTCCCCCGAGCCCGGGGTCAAAGG ACATCCGATCAAGAAGGAACCGGCCCAgccggaggtggaggaggacggcctGAGGGAGAACGACGTCACCTCCGGCTCCTTCAAGCCGCCGTTGGCCCGCTCGCTGCGCATCAAGGAGGAGCTGCTCAGCCAGAAGCAGCGCCTCCTCAGCCAGCCGGTCGCGCTCTCGTTGGCCAGTCTGGAGTCGGCCGGCCTGCTCAGCCACATGCAGTCCTACGCCTTGCTCGGCCAGAAGGGCTCTTCCTCTTTCTGGGGAAGCAAGGCCCACCTCGAGAGCCTGATGAAGCTCAAGCAGGCCAGCGGCGCTCTGAGCGGCGCCCTCAGCGACCTCAAAGACCTGCCCACGTTCCTGGAGAATCACCAGAACCACCACGGAGCCTTCTCCTTCAAAGGTTccctccaccatcaccaccacaatCAGGTCTCCAAGgcccaacaccaccaccacgaggGCAAGAGGGACCAGGGCCACTCGCCTCCCGTCGACCTCAAGATACCCCAAGTGCGGGGGATGGATCTCTCCTGGGACTCCCACGCCTCCGAGCTGTACGGCTACGGCGCCGTGGGGGGCGGcggccacggggagaacatgctcaGCCGGAAGCTGAGAGCCATCCTGCCGAAGCAGAACCGGCGGGGGGGAAGCCTCGGGAGCCTGCTGGACGGGGCCGCCGACTACTGGAGCTCCGACCTGGAGCGCTCCGGCTCCGGGCCGGCGTACTCCACCTCCGACGCGGAGGGGGACCCGAACTCCAAGCAgccgaggaagaagaggggccGCTACCGGCAGTACAACACCGACATCCTGGAGGAGGCCATCACGGTGGTGATGAGCGGGAAGATGAGCGTGTCCAAGGCCCAGAACATGTACGGGATCCCGCACAGCACCCTGGAGTACAAGGTCAAGGAGCGCCTGGGAACCCTGAAGAACCCCCCAAAGAAGAAGCTCAagctgatgatgaagatggaggCCGAAGGTCTGGATTTCCCTCTCGCGGAGTCGGAGAACACGCCCACCGAGACCCCGCGAGACGACGACGGCGACGGCGGCCCGGCGGCCGGCGAGCTCCGGGACGACGTGAAAGAAGAGCTGGATGACGAGTTCAAAGCGATCGACTAG